From Methylobacterium radiodurans, a single genomic window includes:
- a CDS encoding MFS transporter yields MASSPAVSPAAGRSAARPILALAAAAFGIGTTEFVIMGLLPEVAGDLGVGIPQAGHLVSAYALGVVVGAPIVAVATAGLPRKAALLALMLTFLVGNLGCALAPSYGLLMLARIGTAFAHGAFFGIGAVVARDLVPRERRIQAVSLMFAGLTLANVLGVPFGTALGQALGWRATFWAVVGIGVAALLAIQAFVPGGLPGQRGGILREFRALTRWPVVVPMLVSTLASVSLFVLFTYITPFLTGVAGFSPGAVTGVLFGTGIGLTLGNLAGARLADRNLPATVLGGFLGIAVALALLAALGTRQAPTVALLVLWSGLAFALVSPLQVWVVEAASEAPNLASTLNQGAFNLGNALGAWLGGTALTLGAGYRVLPLIAAAVALSGLALTLAALRGRAGAGLPQASGQA; encoded by the coding sequence ATGGCTTCTTCACCGGCCGTCTCCCCGGCCGCCGGCCGCTCGGCCGCCCGCCCCATCCTCGCGCTCGCCGCCGCCGCCTTCGGCATCGGCACCACCGAGTTCGTCATCATGGGCCTGCTGCCCGAGGTGGCGGGCGATCTCGGCGTCGGCATCCCGCAGGCGGGCCATCTCGTCTCGGCCTACGCGCTCGGCGTGGTGGTGGGCGCGCCGATCGTGGCGGTCGCCACCGCCGGCCTGCCGCGCAAGGCGGCCCTGCTCGCCCTGATGCTGACCTTCCTCGTCGGCAATCTCGGCTGCGCGCTCGCCCCCTCCTACGGGCTGCTGATGCTCGCCCGCATTGGCACCGCCTTCGCGCACGGGGCCTTCTTCGGCATCGGCGCCGTGGTGGCGCGCGACCTCGTGCCCCGCGAGCGGCGCATCCAGGCCGTCTCGCTGATGTTCGCCGGGCTGACGCTGGCCAACGTGCTGGGCGTCCCCTTTGGCACGGCGCTCGGCCAGGCGCTCGGCTGGCGCGCCACCTTCTGGGCGGTGGTGGGCATCGGGGTCGCGGCGCTCCTCGCGATCCAGGCCTTCGTGCCGGGCGGGCTGCCGGGGCAGCGCGGCGGCATCCTGCGCGAGTTCCGGGCGCTCACCCGCTGGCCGGTCGTGGTGCCGATGCTGGTCTCGACCCTCGCCTCGGTGAGCCTGTTCGTCCTGTTCACCTACATCACGCCCTTCCTCACGGGGGTCGCGGGCTTCAGCCCCGGCGCGGTCACGGGGGTGCTGTTCGGCACCGGGATCGGCCTCACCCTCGGCAACCTCGCGGGCGCGCGGCTCGCCGACCGCAACCTGCCGGCGACGGTGCTGGGCGGCTTCCTCGGCATCGCCGTCGCGCTCGCCCTGCTGGCCGCCCTCGGGACCCGGCAGGCGCCGACGGTGGCGCTGCTGGTGCTCTGGAGCGGGCTTGCCTTCGCGCTGGTCTCACCGCTTCAGGTCTGGGTGGTCGAGGCGGCGAGCGAGGCGCCGAACCTCGCCTCGACCCTCAACCAGGGCGCGTTCAACCTGGGCAACGCGCTGGGCGCCTGGCTCGGCGGCACGGCGTTGACCCTGGGGGCGGGCTACCGCGTCCTGCCGCTCATCGCCGCCGCGGTGGCGCTCTCGGGCCTCGCCCTCACCCTTGCGGCCCTGCGCGGGCGCGCCGGCGCAGGGCTGCCGCAGGCGTCCGGGCAGGCCTGA
- a CDS encoding histidine kinase, which produces MSLRVSSAFAALALAASVTVAPTAFAKPTSGASAVKMIDTDNDSTVDMKEIEAVASATFDRLEKDADGTLDAKELKGRLSKAGVRQADPDNDGTLDKKEYLAAVAERFKAADPDNDGTLDAKELNSKAGKALLALIK; this is translated from the coding sequence ATGAGCCTTCGTGTTTCCAGCGCCTTCGCGGCCCTCGCCCTCGCGGCTTCCGTCACCGTCGCCCCCACCGCCTTCGCCAAGCCGACGAGCGGCGCCAGCGCCGTCAAGATGATCGACACCGACAACGACAGCACCGTCGACATGAAGGAGATCGAGGCCGTGGCCTCGGCGACCTTCGACCGGCTCGAGAAGGATGCGGACGGCACTCTCGACGCCAAGGAGCTGAAGGGCCGCCTGAGCAAGGCCGGCGTCCGCCAGGCGGATCCGGACAACGACGGCACGCTGGACAAGAAGGAATACCTCGCGGCCGTGGCCGAGCGCTTCAAGGCCGCCGATCCGGACAACGACGGCACGCTGGACGCCAAGGAGCTGAACTCCAAGGCCGGCAAGGCGCTGCTCGCGCTGATCAAGTAA
- a CDS encoding outer membrane beta-barrel protein, whose product MSGRRGGTAEARAPGPRRAREPALRLVLLGAAPLVLAAALPVALSITLLTVRPAQAQLRGSTADTGPAETALPDAPQAGPAEAEAEGTPAGPGLRGIRPGFRSSLGRAPGQPALGQALGGQSPGGQTPDRRPPAGSLVPGGPEAGGSGAGLSSGLSSGLGGSRPTPRPGSIGASERALADLLRNRAAPARRSGSATRRLTRETTQIPSAAARLTPVVRNPVSGVPLPTTIPAPILGLVTPGLLLANGLRPPLEVDEAYAPLGLRLGGLTFLPAFSQSLGYDTNPNQAASGSSAAQGSAALRSEAELGFRSDWSAAELSGDLRGAYLEYPQNEAASRPSAAGAVRLGVDASRDLRLDAEGRFLVDTQRVGSIDLQANNATSRPLIMAYGASLGATQRFNRLSVSLRGQFDRSTFEDARLSDGTTLIQSDRNLNQYGLRLRTAYELSPALTPFVDVLADSRVYDSARDATGLRRDSTGVALTAGAAFTLGPALTGEISGGLQHRTYPDPALPDINAPLLSAALTWRISPLTALRVGAQSAVTETTLRGSSGAITETATVELQHDLFRNLSIVLGAAALQNSYQGTTTRETGFSATARIDYRFTRWLTLRGTYLYQQIDSTVSNVSFRGNTFLLGLRVNP is encoded by the coding sequence GTGAGCGGGCGCAGGGGCGGGACGGCGGAGGCGCGCGCGCCGGGGCCGCGCCGTGCCCGGGAGCCGGCCCTGCGCCTCGTGCTCCTCGGCGCCGCCCCGCTCGTGCTGGCCGCCGCCCTGCCCGTCGCTCTGTCGATCACGCTGCTGACCGTTCGGCCGGCGCAGGCCCAGTTGCGCGGCTCCACCGCCGATACCGGCCCGGCGGAGACCGCCCTGCCGGATGCCCCGCAGGCCGGGCCCGCCGAGGCGGAGGCGGAGGGGACGCCCGCCGGGCCCGGCCTGCGGGGCATCCGGCCCGGCTTTCGCTCCTCTCTCGGCCGCGCGCCGGGCCAACCCGCGCTGGGGCAGGCCCTGGGCGGACAGAGCCCCGGCGGACAGACGCCGGACCGGCGCCCCCCGGCAGGATCGCTCGTGCCCGGCGGCCCGGAGGCCGGCGGGTCCGGAGCGGGCCTCTCCTCCGGCCTCTCCTCCGGCCTCGGCGGCAGCCGGCCGACGCCGCGCCCCGGCAGCATCGGCGCGAGCGAGCGCGCCCTGGCGGATCTCCTGCGCAACCGCGCCGCGCCGGCCCGCCGCTCCGGCTCGGCCACCCGCCGGCTGACCCGCGAGACGACCCAGATCCCCTCCGCGGCGGCCCGGCTGACGCCCGTGGTGCGCAATCCCGTGAGCGGCGTGCCGCTGCCGACCACGATCCCGGCCCCGATCCTCGGGCTGGTCACGCCGGGCCTCCTGCTCGCCAACGGCCTGCGCCCGCCGCTGGAGGTGGACGAGGCCTATGCCCCGCTCGGGCTGAGGCTGGGCGGCCTCACGTTCCTGCCGGCCTTCTCCCAGAGCCTCGGCTACGACACGAACCCGAACCAGGCCGCGAGCGGCAGCAGCGCCGCCCAGGGCTCGGCGGCCCTGCGCAGCGAGGCCGAGCTCGGCTTCCGCAGCGACTGGTCGGCGGCCGAGCTCTCGGGCGACCTGCGCGGGGCTTATCTCGAATACCCGCAGAACGAGGCCGCGAGCCGCCCGAGCGCGGCCGGCGCGGTGCGCCTCGGCGTGGACGCGAGCCGGGACCTGCGCCTCGACGCGGAGGGCCGCTTCCTCGTCGACACCCAGCGCGTCGGCAGCATCGACCTGCAGGCCAACAACGCGACGAGCCGCCCGCTCATCATGGCGTACGGCGCCTCTCTGGGCGCCACGCAGCGCTTCAACCGGCTCTCGGTCTCGCTGCGCGGGCAGTTCGACCGCTCGACCTTCGAGGATGCCCGGCTCAGCGACGGCACGACGCTGATCCAGAGCGACCGCAACCTCAACCAGTACGGCCTGCGCCTGCGCACCGCCTACGAGCTCTCGCCCGCCCTCACGCCCTTCGTCGACGTGCTCGCCGATTCCCGGGTCTACGACAGCGCCCGCGACGCGACGGGGCTGCGCCGGGACTCGACCGGCGTCGCGCTCACGGCGGGCGCGGCCTTCACGCTCGGCCCCGCCCTCACCGGCGAGATCTCGGGCGGCCTGCAGCACCGGACCTACCCGGACCCAGCCCTGCCCGACATCAATGCCCCGCTCCTCAGCGCGGCGCTCACCTGGCGGATCAGCCCGCTCACCGCCCTGCGCGTCGGCGCCCAGAGCGCGGTCACCGAGACGACCCTGCGGGGCTCGAGCGGCGCGATCACCGAGACCGCGACGGTCGAGCTGCAGCACGACCTGTTCCGCAACCTCTCGATCGTGCTCGGCGCCGCCGCCCTGCAGAACAGCTACCAGGGCACCACGACGCGCGAGACCGGCTTCTCGGCGACCGCCCGGATCGACTACCGCTTCACCCGCTGGCTGACCTTGCGCGGCACCTATCTGTACCAGCAGATCGACAGCACGGTGTCCAATGTCAGCTTCCGCGGCAACACCTTCCTGCTCGGCCTGCGCGTGAACCCCTGA
- a CDS encoding alpha/beta hydrolase, with amino-acid sequence MRPAGRHAGPVLARPLGRALGRVLGGLGLGAALLAGPARAQEAPRPAAGGAGSGAAAPGATVASYFYIGGRYQRVEDKTLMVGQMFVQSRRPAQVAQPYPVVMVHGAAQTGVNFLGTPDGRPGWVQRFVEQGFQVYVVDQVGRGRSGTNPEVYGPYTRLSARALEETYTAQEVYDLFPQAKLHTQWPGGAGVPGNAAFDQFMASQVPYLANTQQTEELMAPALTALLEKVGPAILVTHGQGALFGWAVSDARPDLVKAHVAIEPNGPPFFDVRYRGGKDFWERTGEGRARAYGLTRIPLGFQPPVNAPDDLTVVQAKAPAAEGRIRCWLQGEPARKLPNLARVPAVIVTAEASFRAPTDDCTAAFLAQAGAKPDSLRLGEIGIRGNGHMMMLERNSDQVADVVVGWITARLR; translated from the coding sequence ATGCGACCGGCGGGGCGGCACGCAGGGCCTGTTCTGGCCCGGCCTTTGGGGCGAGCCTTGGGACGGGTGCTGGGAGGCCTCGGTCTCGGCGCGGCGCTCCTGGCGGGGCCCGCGCGGGCCCAGGAGGCTCCGCGGCCGGCGGCGGGTGGTGCAGGATCCGGCGCCGCAGCGCCCGGAGCCACGGTCGCCAGCTACTTCTACATCGGCGGGCGCTACCAGCGGGTCGAGGACAAGACCCTGATGGTCGGGCAAATGTTCGTCCAGTCGCGCCGCCCGGCCCAGGTCGCCCAACCCTATCCGGTCGTGATGGTGCACGGCGCCGCGCAGACGGGGGTGAACTTCCTTGGCACGCCGGACGGGCGGCCGGGCTGGGTCCAGCGCTTCGTCGAGCAGGGCTTCCAGGTCTACGTGGTGGATCAGGTCGGGCGCGGGCGCTCGGGCACCAACCCGGAGGTCTACGGCCCCTATACCCGCCTCTCCGCCCGCGCGCTGGAGGAGACCTACACCGCCCAGGAGGTCTACGACCTGTTCCCGCAGGCCAAGCTCCACACCCAGTGGCCGGGCGGCGCCGGGGTGCCGGGCAACGCGGCCTTCGACCAGTTTATGGCGAGCCAGGTGCCCTACCTCGCCAACACCCAGCAGACCGAGGAGCTGATGGCTCCGGCGCTGACCGCCCTGCTCGAGAAGGTCGGCCCCGCGATTCTCGTCACACACGGGCAGGGCGCGCTGTTCGGCTGGGCGGTCTCGGACGCGCGGCCCGACCTCGTGAAGGCGCACGTGGCGATCGAGCCGAACGGGCCGCCCTTCTTCGACGTACGCTACCGCGGCGGCAAGGATTTCTGGGAGCGCACCGGCGAGGGCCGCGCCCGCGCCTACGGCCTCACCCGCATACCCCTGGGCTTCCAGCCCCCGGTGAACGCCCCCGACGACCTCACCGTGGTCCAGGCCAAGGCGCCCGCGGCCGAGGGGCGCATCCGCTGCTGGCTCCAGGGCGAGCCCGCCCGCAAGCTGCCGAACCTCGCCCGTGTGCCCGCCGTGATCGTGACCGCCGAGGCCTCCTTCCGGGCACCGACCGACGATTGCACGGCCGCCTTCCTGGCCCAGGCGGGGGCCAAGCCCGATTCTCTGCGCCTCGGCGAGATCGGCATCCGCGGCAACGGCCACATGATGATGCTGGAGAGGAACAGCGATCAGGTCGCCGACGTGGTGGTCGGATGGATCACGGCCCGCCTGCGCTGA
- a CDS encoding TonB-dependent siderophore receptor produces MSPLTSAPRTRRSGPLRALALSGASLLILTAAAHAQQATPPRRGTANPPAEASVQLGEISVETQGNGGGAIGGATGRVGTAARAVESPTGPVNGFVATRSATATKTNTPLIETPQSITVVGREQIDVQKAQTLTQATQYAAGIYSGTFGADSRLDFFTLRGFVASDYGLYRDGLQQLNYGFAYFRTETFGLERIEVLRGPAAVLFGAGTPGGLVNQVSKRPPLDPLRYVEVGGGAFGQGGLGYAAFDLGGPSDADGHWFYRLTGFGRTGGNQVEGAPEDRVYIAPAFTYKPDGATKITFLSSFQHDNAAVTANFLPYSGTVRPNASGLRIPRSLNVGDIGLNTFSRNQALVGYEFEHAFDETWTFRQNLRYSFLESFQNSYVGQLGYSDAAETRLARYQFRDSARANLFQVDNQAEARFFDGFFRHDLLLGLDYKNYRLSDNQASTFPGPDISILAPVYGQRVAAPLPYLINGNSFEQLGLYAQDQIKLTDQLSLVLGLRQDFADNRIGNKLDPSASNGRSDNALTYRTALIYNFDFGLAPYVSYSTSFQPQIGTALSGAGFRPETGDQIEGGVKFEPPGQGYFLTLAGFDINRQGVLVPNPANVFFQLQSGAQRSTGFEAQLNVSLAEGLNAVASFTTYDLVTTKDADPARVGRTPVNIPETFASAFFDYTIPVGEWRGFGFGGGVRYVGSSFADVPNTLRVSDFVLFDAQVHYNFENWRLAVNATNLGDRRYVSSCQSALSCFYGDARRVVASVSYKW; encoded by the coding sequence ATGTCGCCGCTCACGTCCGCTCCACGCACACGCCGTTCCGGCCCCCTGCGCGCGCTCGCCCTGTCGGGCGCCTCGCTCCTCATCCTCACGGCCGCCGCCCATGCCCAGCAGGCGACGCCGCCGCGCCGCGGCACGGCGAACCCGCCGGCCGAGGCCAGCGTCCAGCTCGGCGAGATCAGCGTCGAGACGCAGGGCAACGGCGGCGGGGCCATCGGCGGGGCCACGGGCCGAGTCGGCACCGCCGCGCGCGCCGTCGAGAGCCCGACCGGCCCGGTCAACGGCTTCGTGGCGACCCGCTCGGCGACGGCCACCAAGACCAACACCCCGCTGATCGAGACGCCGCAATCGATCACAGTCGTCGGTCGCGAGCAGATCGACGTCCAGAAGGCCCAGACCCTGACCCAGGCGACGCAGTACGCGGCCGGCATCTACTCGGGCACCTTCGGCGCCGACTCGCGCCTCGACTTCTTCACCCTGCGCGGCTTCGTGGCGAGCGATTACGGCCTCTACCGCGATGGCCTGCAGCAGCTGAACTACGGCTTCGCCTATTTCCGCACCGAGACCTTCGGCCTGGAGCGCATCGAGGTGCTGCGCGGCCCCGCCGCCGTGCTGTTCGGTGCCGGCACCCCGGGCGGCCTCGTCAACCAGGTCAGCAAGCGGCCGCCCCTCGACCCGCTGCGCTACGTCGAGGTCGGCGGCGGCGCCTTCGGGCAGGGCGGCCTCGGCTACGCCGCCTTCGACCTCGGCGGACCGTCCGACGCCGACGGGCACTGGTTCTACCGCCTGACCGGGTTCGGCCGCACCGGCGGCAACCAGGTCGAGGGCGCGCCGGAGGACCGCGTCTACATCGCGCCGGCCTTCACCTATAAGCCGGACGGGGCGACGAAGATCACCTTCCTGTCGAGCTTCCAGCACGACAACGCCGCGGTGACGGCGAACTTCCTGCCCTATTCCGGCACGGTCCGCCCGAACGCCTCGGGCCTGCGCATCCCGCGCTCGCTGAACGTCGGCGATATCGGCCTCAACACCTTCAGCAGGAACCAAGCGCTCGTCGGATACGAGTTCGAGCACGCCTTCGACGAGACCTGGACCTTCCGGCAGAACCTGCGCTACTCGTTCCTCGAGAGCTTCCAGAACTCGTATGTCGGCCAGCTCGGCTACAGCGACGCCGCCGAGACGCGGCTCGCCCGCTACCAGTTCCGCGACAGCGCCCGGGCGAACCTGTTCCAAGTCGACAACCAGGCCGAGGCGCGCTTCTTCGACGGGTTCTTCCGCCACGACCTGTTGCTCGGGCTCGACTACAAGAACTACCGCCTGAGCGACAACCAGGCCTCGACCTTCCCCGGGCCGGACATCAGCATCCTGGCGCCCGTCTACGGCCAGCGGGTCGCCGCGCCGCTCCCCTACCTGATCAACGGGAACTCCTTCGAGCAGCTCGGCCTCTACGCGCAGGACCAGATCAAGCTCACCGACCAGTTGAGCCTCGTGCTCGGCCTGCGCCAGGATTTCGCCGACAACCGCATCGGCAACAAGCTCGACCCCTCGGCCAGCAACGGGCGCAGCGACAACGCGCTCACCTACCGCACGGCGCTGATCTACAATTTCGACTTCGGGCTCGCGCCCTACGTCAGCTACTCGACCTCGTTCCAGCCGCAGATCGGCACCGCCCTGAGCGGCGCGGGCTTCCGCCCCGAGACCGGCGACCAGATCGAGGGCGGCGTGAAGTTCGAGCCGCCGGGACAGGGCTACTTCCTGACGCTCGCGGGCTTCGACATCAACCGGCAGGGCGTGCTGGTGCCCAACCCCGCCAACGTCTTCTTCCAGCTCCAGTCCGGCGCGCAGCGCTCCACCGGCTTCGAGGCGCAGCTCAACGTGAGCCTCGCTGAGGGGCTCAACGCGGTCGCGTCCTTCACGACCTACGACCTCGTCACCACGAAGGACGCGGATCCGGCCCGCGTCGGCCGCACGCCCGTGAACATCCCGGAGACCTTCGCGTCGGCCTTCTTCGACTACACGATCCCCGTGGGCGAATGGCGCGGCTTCGGCTTCGGCGGCGGCGTGCGCTACGTCGGCAGCTCGTTTGCCGACGTCCCCAACACGCTCCGGGTCTCGGACTTCGTGCTGTTCGACGCGCAGGTGCACTACAATTTCGAGAACTGGCGCCTCGCGGTGAACGCCACGAACCTCGGCGACCGGCGCTACGTCTCGTCCTGCCAGTCGGCCCTGTCCTGCTTCTACGGCGACGCCCGCCGCGTGGTGGCGAGCGTGAGCTACAAGTGGTGA
- a CDS encoding acyl-CoA synthetase — protein sequence MRRDSIYDRDLDRVQANHQPLTPLGYLERAARTFPDQVAVIHGPLRRSYAELDARCRRLAGALAARGIGRGDTVAVMLANTPAMIECHYGVPMTGAVLNTLNTRLDAAAIAFCLGHGEAKVLITDREFARTIGPALARLDAPPLVIDYDDPEYDGPGERQGTLDYEAFLAEGDPEHAGVLPDDEWDAISLNYTSGTTGDPKGVVYHHRGAALLALGNVVTCNLGQHPVYLWTLPMFHCNGWCFPWTLSVVAGTHVCLRQVRAGPMYALMAEHGVTHLCGAPIVMQLLINAPETERRPLPHRVAFFTAAAPPPEAVLAGMREAGFDVTHLYGLTESYGPAVVNAWHADWDALSGPEQAAKKARQGVRYPVLEGLDVRDPETLAPVPADGQTLGEVMMRGNVVMRGYLKNPKATEAAFRGGWFRTGDLGVKHPDGYIQLKDRSKDIIISGGENISSIEVEDALFKHPAVAAAAVVARPDPKWGETPCAFVELKPGAEAEAEALIGWCREHLAPYKLPRHIVFGELPKTSTGKVQKFILRERAREG from the coding sequence ATGCGCCGCGACAGCATCTACGACCGCGACCTCGACCGCGTGCAGGCCAACCACCAGCCGCTGACCCCGCTGGGCTATCTGGAGCGGGCGGCCCGCACCTTCCCCGATCAGGTCGCGGTGATCCACGGCCCCCTGCGGCGCAGCTACGCCGAGCTCGACGCCCGCTGCCGCCGCCTCGCCGGGGCGCTCGCGGCCCGGGGCATCGGGCGCGGCGACACCGTGGCGGTGATGCTCGCCAACACGCCCGCGATGATCGAGTGCCACTACGGCGTGCCGATGACGGGGGCGGTGCTCAACACCCTCAACACGCGCCTCGACGCCGCGGCCATCGCCTTCTGCCTCGGGCACGGCGAGGCGAAGGTGCTGATCACCGACCGGGAATTCGCCCGCACGATCGGGCCCGCGCTCGCCCGGCTCGACGCTCCGCCGCTCGTCATCGACTACGACGACCCCGAATACGACGGGCCGGGCGAGCGCCAGGGCACGCTGGACTACGAGGCCTTTCTGGCGGAGGGCGACCCGGAGCACGCGGGCGTACTGCCCGACGACGAGTGGGACGCGATCAGCCTGAACTACACGTCGGGCACCACGGGCGACCCGAAGGGCGTGGTCTACCACCACCGCGGCGCGGCGCTCCTGGCGCTCGGCAACGTGGTGACCTGCAACCTCGGCCAGCACCCGGTCTATCTCTGGACCCTGCCGATGTTCCACTGCAACGGCTGGTGCTTCCCCTGGACGCTCTCGGTGGTGGCCGGCACCCATGTCTGCCTGCGGCAGGTCCGGGCGGGGCCGATGTACGCGCTGATGGCCGAGCACGGGGTGACGCATCTGTGCGGCGCGCCGATCGTGATGCAGCTCCTGATCAACGCGCCCGAGACCGAGCGGCGCCCCCTGCCCCACCGGGTCGCCTTCTTCACGGCGGCCGCGCCCCCGCCGGAAGCCGTGCTCGCGGGCATGCGCGAGGCCGGCTTCGACGTGACCCACCTCTACGGGCTGACCGAGAGCTACGGCCCGGCCGTGGTCAACGCCTGGCACGCGGACTGGGACGCGCTCAGCGGCCCCGAGCAGGCGGCCAAGAAGGCGCGCCAGGGCGTGCGCTACCCCGTGCTGGAAGGGCTCGACGTGCGCGATCCCGAGACCTTGGCGCCGGTGCCGGCGGACGGGCAGACGCTCGGCGAGGTGATGATGCGCGGCAATGTGGTGATGCGCGGCTACCTGAAGAACCCGAAGGCCACGGAGGCCGCCTTCCGGGGCGGCTGGTTCCGCACGGGCGACCTCGGGGTGAAGCATCCCGACGGCTACATCCAGCTGAAGGACCGCTCGAAGGACATCATCATCTCGGGGGGCGAGAACATCTCGTCGATCGAGGTGGAGGACGCGCTGTTCAAGCACCCGGCGGTGGCCGCGGCCGCCGTGGTGGCCCGGCCCGACCCGAAATGGGGCGAGACGCCCTGCGCCTTCGTGGAGCTGAAGCCCGGGGCGGAGGCCGAGGCCGAGGCGCTGATCGGGTGGTGCCGCGAGCACCTCGCCCCCTACAAGCTGCCCCGCCACATCGTCTTCGGCGAGTTGCCCAAGACCTCCACCGGCAAGGTGCAGAAGTTCATCCTGCGCGAGCGCGCCCGGGAGGGCTGA
- a CDS encoding diguanylate cyclase: MADPGADDPPIPQAMLDAAGVVGSWVHDHWAGSLALSVPLARLLGLDPAAAAAGMPLAAFLDRIHPEDRTRVESYLHAVGEAGGPLEAEFRTGAGGRRLLMRGRIERDAAGRVGQGRGIAVDLTETAGPHQSERIVNRMAEHAIALRNLSEALRRPALTARVEGLMLEIGFELARHLHDPASRPRH; this comes from the coding sequence ATGGCAGATCCCGGCGCGGACGATCCCCCGATCCCGCAGGCGATGCTCGACGCGGCCGGCGTCGTGGGGAGCTGGGTCCACGACCATTGGGCCGGCAGCCTCGCGCTCTCGGTGCCGCTCGCCAGGCTGCTCGGCCTCGACCCGGCAGCCGCGGCGGCGGGCATGCCGCTGGCCGCGTTCCTCGATCGGATCCATCCGGAGGACCGTACCCGCGTCGAGAGCTACCTGCACGCGGTCGGCGAGGCCGGCGGTCCGCTGGAGGCGGAGTTCCGCACGGGCGCGGGCGGGCGGCGGCTGCTGATGCGCGGCCGGATCGAGCGCGACGCGGCGGGCCGGGTGGGTCAGGGCCGGGGCATCGCCGTCGACCTCACCGAGACGGCAGGCCCGCACCAGAGCGAGCGGATCGTCAACCGCATGGCCGAGCACGCCATCGCCCTGCGCAACCTCTCGGAGGCCCTGCGCCGCCCTGCCCTTACCGCCCGGGTCGAGGGGCTGATGCTGGAGATCGGCTTCGAGCTCGCCCGGCACCTGCACGATCCGGCCAGCCGGCCGCGGCACTAG
- a CDS encoding ParA family protein, which translates to MKAITFVTQKGGSGKSTLCISLAVAAQEAGHTVCILEMDRQATVSDWLDHRTAPGPEVAQIDATQIEAVMDRLSESAYDFVFIDTPGVDSPGTLSAIRAADLCIIPCRPTPADLRAFKPTLAAVYRLEKRFAFVLNQTPPRSYRIRDAADGLAVLGILPDVNIVARTDHQDAIGLGQGVTEFNPKGQAADEVRRLWTWIERRAQAGTRGRMKHVEAA; encoded by the coding sequence ATGAAAGCGATCACGTTCGTCACCCAGAAGGGCGGGAGCGGCAAGAGCACGCTCTGCATCTCGCTCGCGGTCGCCGCGCAGGAGGCCGGCCACACGGTCTGCATCCTCGAGATGGACCGGCAAGCCACTGTCTCGGACTGGCTCGACCACCGCACGGCGCCCGGACCTGAGGTAGCGCAGATCGACGCCACCCAGATCGAGGCCGTGATGGATCGGCTCTCCGAGTCGGCCTACGATTTCGTCTTCATCGACACGCCGGGCGTCGACTCGCCCGGCACGCTCTCGGCAATCCGGGCGGCGGATCTCTGCATCATCCCGTGCCGGCCGACGCCCGCGGACCTGCGCGCCTTCAAACCGACGCTCGCCGCCGTCTACCGGCTGGAGAAGCGCTTCGCCTTCGTGCTGAACCAGACGCCGCCCCGCTCCTACCGCATCCGCGACGCGGCGGACGGGCTCGCGGTGCTCGGCATCCTGCCCGACGTCAACATCGTGGCCCGCACCGACCACCAGGACGCGATCGGCCTCGGCCAGGGCGTCACCGAGTTCAACCCGAAGGGCCAGGCCGCCGACGAGGTGCGCCGGCTCTGGACCTGGATCGAGCGGCGCGCCCAGGCCGGCACGCGCGGCAGGATGAAGCATGTCGAAGCCGCCTAA
- a CDS encoding ribbon-helix-helix domain-containing protein produces MSKPPKLSLAAIVASATPPAKTSPKTSPKAAARTAEGGAEIVRLDLPAHLPARRAAATLKERARQMSVYLEPPVYDQLRDLAHAERTKMHALMLEGLDLLFRQRGARSIAQLTERDEG; encoded by the coding sequence ATGTCGAAGCCGCCTAAGCTCAGCCTCGCGGCGATCGTCGCGTCGGCGACGCCGCCGGCCAAGACGAGCCCGAAGACATCTCCGAAAGCGGCTGCCAGGACCGCCGAGGGCGGCGCCGAGATCGTGCGGCTCGATCTCCCGGCGCATCTCCCCGCGCGCCGCGCCGCCGCGACCCTGAAGGAGCGGGCGCGGCAGATGTCGGTCTATCTGGAGCCGCCGGTCTACGACCAGCTCCGTGACCTGGCGCATGCCGAGCGCACCAAGATGCACGCCCTGATGCTGGAGGGCCTCGACCTGCTCTTCCGCCAGCGCGGGGCGCGCTCGATCGCGCAGCTCACCGAGCGGGACGAGGGCTGA